Proteins encoded together in one Campylobacter concisus window:
- a CDS encoding DUF1523 family protein, producing the protein MITFFKRICVIFIVLLHAFLALVVDYSFPHYANVQITGGDVKRMDKDGIIDAKNPADGPTRDVYFIYTKDSNNSNKVMAYRNEDTAWGFPFYFKFNSADVQAKAQGFANSDKNVTVKYYGYRISMLQEFRNVISLKESGTDTSWPVASYVFYFILFISLIIWIRKINKAFRPKTSENLEK; encoded by the coding sequence ATGATTACATTTTTTAAAAGAATTTGCGTTATTTTTATTGTACTCTTACACGCTTTTTTGGCTCTTGTAGTTGATTATTCGTTTCCACACTATGCAAATGTGCAAATCACGGGTGGCGATGTCAAACGTATGGACAAAGATGGTATCATCGACGCTAAAAATCCGGCAGATGGTCCTACCAGAGATGTTTATTTTATCTATACTAAAGATTCTAATAATTCAAATAAAGTCATGGCTTATAGAAATGAAGATACTGCATGGGGATTTCCGTTTTATTTTAAATTTAACTCAGCTGATGTACAAGCCAAGGCCCAGGGCTTTGCAAATAGCGATAAAAACGTAACTGTAAAATATTATGGATATAGAATTTCTATGCTTCAAGAGTTTAGAAATGTCATCTCACTAAAAGAGAGCGGTACTGATACTAGTTGGCCGGTAGCTAGCTATGTATTTTACTTTATCTTGTTTATCTCGCTAATCATTTGGATAAGAAAGATAAATAAGGCCTTTAGACCAAAAACTAGTGAAAATTTAGAGAAATAG
- the hpf gene encoding ribosome hibernation-promoting factor, HPF/YfiA family, with protein MNISIVGKQFELTEPIKNYIQDAFDTLGKYNLDIISARCVVAADEKQGKKGFNAEFSLNMAHKDTIVVRQKDKDLYAAIDLAIEKASKVLRREHDKKFTVKGKADDKEFRSRIGEEKIEGVEEIVPMELEIYKPLEVEEALEKLKSSDKQFYVFNDVDAKMRVIYKRTDGTFGLY; from the coding sequence ATGAACATAAGCATTGTAGGAAAACAATTTGAGCTAACAGAGCCAATCAAAAACTATATCCAAGACGCTTTTGATACGCTTGGCAAATACAATCTCGACATCATCTCAGCAAGATGTGTTGTAGCAGCCGATGAAAAACAAGGAAAAAAAGGCTTTAATGCAGAATTTTCTCTAAATATGGCCCATAAAGATACGATAGTCGTTCGCCAAAAAGATAAAGACCTTTACGCTGCGATCGATCTTGCTATCGAAAAAGCATCAAAAGTTTTAAGAAGAGAGCATGATAAGAAATTTACCGTAAAAGGTAAGGCTGACGACAAAGAATTTCGCTCAAGAATAGGTGAAGAAAAGATAGAGGGTGTCGAGGAGATAGTGCCTATGGAGCTTGAAATTTATAAACCACTTGAAGTCGAAGAGGCACTTGAGAAACTAAAATCAAGTGATAAACAATTTTATGTATTTAACGACGTTGACGCAAAAATGCGTGTGATCTACAAAAGAACAGACGGAACTTTCGGTCTTTACTAA